Proteins found in one Planctomycetaceae bacterium genomic segment:
- a CDS encoding SPFH domain-containing protein yields MGLFDKLRNELIDIIEWLDDSRHTLVWRFPRYQNEIKNGAQLIVRPGQVAVFVHRGQIADVFEPGHYELKTDNLPILSTIAGWKYGFNSPFRSEVYFVSTRQITDLKWGTPNPIMMRDPEFGPIRIRAFGTYAVRAAEPKALLRELVGTDQNFDADEVTELLRSIITSALADTLGSSKVAALDLAAKYSEFGETLRKAVQERIDDEYGLEIPQLVIVNISLPEAVEKALDTRTSMGVIGDLGKFQQYQLGQAMTMAADNPSGGGAADGLGLGMGLAMAGQMMQPGMFGSAPAGGMAPPPPPVSAWHVALNGQTTGPYGMDQLASGIAAGQVNQQTMVWTAGMSGWQAAGAVPQLAGLFGPPSPPPPPAP; encoded by the coding sequence ATGGGCTTGTTCGACAAGTTGCGTAACGAACTGATTGACATCATCGAGTGGCTCGATGATTCACGACATACCCTGGTTTGGCGGTTTCCTCGTTACCAGAATGAAATCAAGAACGGCGCACAGCTGATTGTTCGTCCTGGTCAGGTTGCCGTATTTGTTCATCGAGGGCAAATTGCGGACGTTTTTGAACCCGGGCACTATGAACTGAAGACGGATAATCTTCCGATTCTGAGCACCATTGCCGGTTGGAAATATGGGTTTAACAGTCCGTTTCGGTCGGAAGTTTACTTCGTCAGCACAAGGCAGATTACTGATCTGAAATGGGGAACTCCGAATCCCATCATGATGCGGGATCCGGAATTCGGCCCGATCCGGATCCGGGCCTTTGGGACGTACGCGGTACGAGCAGCAGAACCCAAGGCACTCTTGCGCGAACTGGTGGGTACGGATCAGAATTTTGATGCTGATGAAGTCACAGAGTTGCTGCGATCCATCATCACAAGTGCTCTCGCTGACACCTTGGGATCCTCAAAGGTCGCTGCGCTGGATCTGGCCGCAAAGTATTCTGAGTTTGGTGAAACACTTCGAAAGGCGGTTCAGGAACGCATTGATGACGAGTATGGTTTGGAAATTCCCCAGCTCGTGATTGTGAATATTTCGCTACCGGAAGCCGTGGAGAAAGCGCTGGATACGCGAACCAGCATGGGGGTCATCGGAGATCTCGGAAAATTCCAGCAGTATCAGCTCGGGCAGGCGATGACCATGGCAGCTGACAATCCCTCGGGTGGTGGTGCTGCGGACGGGCTTGGTCTCGGGATGGGTCTTGCAATGGCCGGTCAAATGATGCAGCCCGGTATGTTCGGCTCAGCTCCTGCTGGTGGAATGGCACCCCCTCCGCCTCCGGTCAGTGCGTGGCATGTTGCCCTGAACGGGCAGACCACAGGGCCTTATGGAATGGATCAACTGGCCTCCGGTATCGCTGCCGGGCAGGTCAATCAACAGACAATGGTCTGGACTGCCGGCATGAGCGGCTGGCAGGCTGCCGGTGCAGTTCCCCAGCTGGCCGGTCTGTTTGGTCCTCCATCGCCTCCACCGCCACCCGCACCGTAA